A single Halarcobacter anaerophilus DNA region contains:
- the def gene encoding peptide deformylase, whose product MIREVITYPNKLLRTKSKDVVKFDEELHTLLDDMYETMIADNGVGLAAIQVAVPLNVLIINLPNEEDVQDKEDLIEAINPVLTHKDGVQVFVEGCLSVPGFNEEVKRAQHIIVEYYDRYGQKQTMESEDFLAVAWQHEMEHLSGHLFIENLSIVKRKKFEKEWKKKLKHNK is encoded by the coding sequence ATGATTAGAGAAGTAATAACATATCCAAATAAACTACTTAGAACAAAATCTAAAGATGTAGTGAAGTTTGATGAAGAACTTCATACTCTTTTAGATGATATGTACGAAACAATGATAGCCGACAACGGAGTGGGACTTGCTGCAATTCAAGTCGCCGTTCCTCTTAATGTTCTGATAATAAATCTTCCAAATGAGGAAGATGTTCAAGATAAAGAAGATTTAATAGAGGCTATAAATCCTGTTCTTACGCATAAAGACGGGGTTCAAGTCTTTGTTGAGGGTTGTCTTAGTGTTCCTGGCTTTAATGAAGAGGTAAAAAGAGCACAGCATATTATTGTTGAGTATTATGATAGATACGGGCAAAAACAGACGATGGAGAGTGAAGATTTCTTAGCTGTTGCCTGGCAGCATGAAATGGAACATTTATCAGGTCACTTGTTTATTGAAAACTTATCTATCGTAAAAAGAAAAAAATTTGAAAAAGAGTGGAAAAAGAAGTTAAAACATAATAAATAA
- the clpP gene encoding ATP-dependent Clp endopeptidase proteolytic subunit ClpP — translation MSYIPYVVEKSGRGERSYDIYSRLLKDRIIMLSGEVNDAVASSIVAQLLFLEAEDPDKDIYLYINSPGGVITSGMSIYDTMNYIKPDVCTICIGQAASMGAFLLSCGVKGKRYSLPNSRIMIHQPLGGAQGQATDIQIQAKEIQRIKDTLNDILAKQTGQPLEVIEKDTDRDNFMSAEQACEYGLIDEVITSHK, via the coding sequence ATGAGTTATATACCATATGTAGTTGAAAAAAGCGGAAGAGGGGAAAGAAGTTACGATATTTATTCTAGACTTCTTAAAGATAGAATTATTATGTTAAGCGGAGAGGTAAATGATGCCGTTGCATCATCTATAGTTGCTCAATTACTTTTTCTTGAAGCAGAAGATCCTGATAAAGACATCTATTTATATATCAACTCTCCAGGTGGAGTAATTACAAGTGGTATGTCAATTTATGATACAATGAATTATATCAAACCTGATGTTTGTACGATTTGTATCGGACAAGCCGCTTCAATGGGTGCTTTTTTATTATCTTGTGGAGTAAAAGGGAAAAGATACTCTTTACCAAACTCTAGAATAATGATTCACCAACCTTTAGGTGGAGCGCAAGGTCAGGCAACAGATATTCAGATTCAAGCAAAAGAGATTCAAAGAATCAAAGATACTTTAAACGATATATTAGCTAAGCAAACAGGTCAGCCTTTAGAAGTTATTGAAAAAGATACAGATAGAGATAATTTTATGAGTGCTGAACAAGCTTGCGAATATGGATTAATCGACGAAGTAATAACAAGCCATAAATAA
- the tig gene encoding trigger factor gives MEFNAKRVDEANAVITSTISADTVEKSIDKIAKQAAKTMDVQGFRKGKVPVAVVKQRYGSKLREDAQSDALRDLLTQGLKELDIKNEDLVGEPAISKFDKKDDGSIDVEIKVACKPNIDLGDYKSLVPEVEDKKVDEKEIDSRLEDMAKQSAPLEKIKRKRMVREGDFAQIDFEGFVDDKAFDGGKAEKYVLEIGSGSFIPGFEDQIIGMKYEEEKDVVVTFPENYQSKELAGKEAVFKVKLHEIQEKVPAELNDDLAKKMLPGEEDATLETLKSKIEEQMKAEAKGSYYREELKPAFLDKLVTELNFALPSSVVDQEINFALNNKVRTMTEEEIKGLQEDASKVESMRDELREDAEKSVKATFIVDALAKAEGVEVNDQEVTQVIYYEALQTGQNPQDVLKRYQDAGYLPAIKMSMIEDKVITKLLDEKLGK, from the coding sequence ATGGAATTTAACGCAAAAAGAGTAGATGAGGCAAATGCCGTTATTACTTCAACAATTTCTGCGGATACAGTAGAAAAAAGTATAGACAAAATAGCTAAACAAGCTGCAAAAACAATGGATGTTCAAGGATTTAGAAAAGGTAAAGTTCCTGTTGCTGTTGTTAAACAAAGATATGGAAGCAAGTTAAGAGAAGATGCTCAAAGTGATGCACTAAGAGATCTATTAACTCAAGGTTTAAAAGAACTTGATATCAAAAATGAAGATTTAGTAGGTGAACCTGCAATTTCAAAATTTGATAAAAAAGATGACGGTTCAATTGATGTTGAAATCAAAGTTGCTTGCAAACCGAATATTGATTTAGGAGATTATAAATCATTGGTTCCTGAAGTTGAAGATAAAAAAGTTGACGAAAAAGAGATCGATTCAAGACTTGAAGATATGGCAAAACAATCTGCACCATTAGAAAAAATAAAAAGAAAAAGAATGGTTAGAGAGGGAGATTTTGCACAAATAGATTTCGAAGGTTTTGTAGATGACAAAGCTTTCGACGGTGGAAAAGCTGAAAAATACGTTCTTGAAATTGGTTCAGGATCATTTATCCCCGGATTTGAAGATCAAATTATCGGTATGAAATATGAAGAAGAGAAAGATGTAGTTGTAACTTTCCCTGAAAATTATCAATCAAAAGAATTAGCGGGAAAAGAAGCAGTATTTAAAGTAAAACTTCATGAAATTCAAGAAAAAGTTCCTGCAGAACTTAATGATGATTTAGCTAAAAAAATGCTTCCGGGTGAAGAAGATGCTACACTTGAAACATTAAAATCTAAAATTGAAGAACAAATGAAAGCAGAAGCAAAAGGTAGTTATTATAGAGAAGAGTTAAAACCTGCCTTTTTAGATAAACTAGTAACTGAATTAAACTTTGCATTACCTTCATCTGTAGTTGATCAAGAGATTAACTTTGCTTTAAACAACAAAGTAAGAACAATGACGGAAGAAGAGATTAAAGGTTTACAAGAAGATGCTTCTAAAGTTGAATCTATGAGAGACGAATTAAGAGAAGATGCAGAAAAATCTGTAAAAGCTACTTTTATCGTAGATGCATTAGCAAAAGCTGAAGGTGTAGAGGTAAATGACCAAGAAGTTACTCAAGTAATCTATTATGAAGCATTACAAACTGGTCAAAATCCGCAAGATGTATTAAAAAGATATCAAGATGCCGGATATTTACCTGCTATTAAAATGTCAATGATTGAAGATAAAGTTATCACAAAATTATTAGACGAAAAATTAGGAAAATAA
- a CDS encoding tetratricopeptide repeat protein: MQFLYPNVLFLMLVPVLLLMFLIITNKDSFQKYFSKEILSRLSISNKYMGKTTRNIILFLSLILLVIALARPVTNEKEQSFKQEVASIVVAIDVSKSMLATDLYPNRLSFAKQKLLNLIELSKKNAIAVILFAKSSFILSPVTQDFNSLKILVENLNPGINFDNGSNIFSTLETTNKLLKDYKSKNLILLTDGGNKDTYKDEIEYAKNNKINVYTIAIGTKKPAPIKLSDGNFLTKKDGSIVTVKVNENIKKLSLNTQGGFINYSNSNDDIKQILNNIDIKSSKKEMESKKFKTYTELFYYPLAAGIFLLLIAFSSLPNLKRGANIAVLFTLLLLNSDLKAFEFDFKNIDKANDYYEKGEYKEAIKEYEKVAKTPEAKYNLANSYYKNGEYKKALKSYKQVVSSNKDLEHKKLHNLGNTYVKLNDLENAKKMYENALKIEADKETRENLEMIEKLLKKRKNKENKKKQNQNNQNNNQQKNSKQKENQQNQHNQEDKQNKENRSQENKKNQNSKQKEENKKNQDLKNSNSNKKEKIKQQSEKKVKQNQISDLEEKKWLEELEKDKTPVLLKKVESQKEDDSSTPW, translated from the coding sequence TTGCAATTTCTATACCCTAATGTACTATTTTTAATGCTTGTTCCCGTTTTGTTATTGATGTTTTTAATTATCACAAATAAAGATAGTTTTCAGAAATATTTTTCCAAAGAGATCTTAAGCAGGCTCTCTATATCAAATAAATATATGGGAAAAACCACAAGAAATATTATTCTTTTTTTAAGTTTGATTCTTCTGGTAATTGCTCTTGCAAGACCCGTTACAAATGAAAAAGAGCAGAGTTTTAAACAAGAAGTAGCAAGTATTGTAGTAGCTATTGACGTTTCAAAATCTATGTTAGCAACAGATCTTTACCCTAACAGATTAAGTTTTGCAAAACAAAAACTTCTAAATTTAATTGAGTTATCAAAGAAAAATGCAATAGCCGTTATACTTTTTGCAAAATCCTCTTTTATCCTTTCTCCTGTTACGCAGGATTTTAACTCTTTGAAAATCTTAGTTGAAAATCTAAATCCCGGGATAAATTTTGACAACGGCTCAAATATCTTTTCAACCTTAGAGACTACAAATAAACTTTTAAAAGATTATAAAAGTAAAAATCTTATTTTATTAACCGACGGAGGCAATAAAGATACGTATAAAGATGAAATCGAATATGCAAAAAACAATAAAATCAATGTTTATACAATAGCAATCGGTACTAAAAAACCGGCACCTATAAAACTATCAGACGGTAATTTCTTAACAAAAAAAGACGGAAGTATAGTAACTGTTAAAGTAAATGAGAATATCAAGAAATTAAGTCTAAATACGCAAGGTGGATTTATAAACTATTCTAACTCTAATGATGATATTAAACAAATCCTTAATAATATTGATATAAAATCCTCAAAAAAAGAGATGGAATCTAAAAAATTCAAAACCTATACGGAACTTTTTTATTATCCTTTAGCAGCAGGAATTTTTCTTCTTTTAATAGCTTTTTCCTCTCTTCCAAACTTAAAAAGAGGTGCAAATATTGCCGTATTGTTTACTCTTTTACTTTTAAATTCAGATTTAAAAGCCTTTGAATTTGATTTTAAAAATATCGATAAAGCCAATGATTATTATGAAAAAGGTGAATATAAAGAAGCCATAAAAGAGTACGAAAAAGTAGCAAAAACTCCTGAAGCAAAATATAATCTAGCTAATTCATATTATAAAAACGGTGAGTATAAAAAAGCTTTAAAAAGTTATAAACAAGTGGTATCTTCAAATAAAGATTTGGAGCATAAAAAACTTCATAATCTAGGCAATACTTATGTAAAATTAAATGATTTGGAAAATGCTAAAAAAATGTACGAAAATGCTTTAAAAATTGAAGCAGACAAAGAGACAAGAGAAAATCTTGAAATGATTGAAAAATTACTGAAAAAACGAAAAAATAAAGAGAATAAAAAGAAACAAAATCAAAACAATCAAAATAATAATCAGCAAAAAAACAGTAAACAAAAAGAGAATCAACAAAATCAACATAATCAAGAAGACAAACAAAATAAGGAAAACAGATCCCAAGAGAATAAAAAAAATCAAAATTCAAAACAAAAAGAAGAAAACAAAAAGAATCAAGATTTAAAAAATTCTAATTCCAATAAAAAAGAGAAGATAAAACAGCAATCCGAAAAGAAAGTAAAACAAAATCAAATTTCAGATTTAGAAGAGAAAAAATGGTTGGAAGAGTTGGAAAAAGATAAAACGCCTGTTTTATTAAAAAAAGTCGAGAGTCAAAAAGAGGATGACTCTTCCACTCCTTGGTAA
- the ppk2 gene encoding polyphosphate kinase 2 gives MNLSDFEKTNYSGLYISKAAHPAFGKKYIARFQYDKKRYVKVLGYTKKDNLTKKAALNLMQKFKDSIINQKEEKQIAKAKVIQKIDPDKYQELLEENKALKAILGNFKDIDPQILGDGIQKIYDLEELKQYQIELIKLQNYLEAENKRMIIIFEGRDASGKGGAIRRITRYMNNKHYRVVALGKPTDSQKNQWFFQRYIQHFPTGGEMVLFDRSWYNRAMVEPIFGFCTKEEYEIFMEDVVNFEQDLVRQGMILIKLYFSVSKAEQKRRFDRRINDPLRQWKFSEVDMQAQDLWVEFSEKKYEMLRRTSSRAAPWHVIRSDNKHLARLEAMKIILNSVDYDGRNYTLDFEHDEKVNISVQKELMQMRKSANY, from the coding sequence ATGAATTTAAGTGATTTTGAAAAAACAAACTATAGCGGATTGTATATCTCAAAAGCTGCTCATCCTGCTTTTGGTAAAAAATATATTGCAAGATTTCAATATGATAAAAAAAGATATGTAAAAGTCTTAGGATATACGAAAAAAGATAATCTTACAAAAAAAGCTGCACTTAATCTAATGCAAAAATTTAAAGATTCCATAATCAATCAAAAAGAAGAAAAACAAATTGCAAAGGCAAAAGTTATACAAAAGATTGACCCTGACAAGTATCAAGAACTTTTAGAGGAGAATAAAGCTTTAAAAGCGATATTGGGAAATTTTAAAGATATTGATCCCCAAATTTTAGGAGACGGGATTCAAAAAATTTATGATTTGGAAGAGCTTAAACAGTACCAAATCGAATTAATAAAACTTCAAAATTATTTAGAAGCAGAAAACAAAAGAATGATAATTATTTTTGAAGGACGAGACGCTTCGGGTAAAGGTGGAGCTATTAGACGAATAACAAGATATATGAACAACAAACACTATAGAGTTGTTGCTTTAGGAAAACCTACGGATAGTCAAAAAAACCAATGGTTTTTCCAAAGATATATTCAACACTTTCCGACAGGCGGAGAAATGGTTCTTTTTGATCGTTCTTGGTACAACAGAGCCATGGTTGAACCTATTTTCGGATTTTGTACAAAAGAAGAGTATGAAATTTTTATGGAAGATGTCGTAAATTTTGAACAAGATTTAGTAAGACAGGGAATGATTTTGATTAAACTATATTTTTCCGTATCTAAAGCAGAACAAAAAAGAAGATTTGATAGAAGAATTAACGATCCGTTAAGACAATGGAAATTTTCGGAAGTTGATATGCAAGCACAAGATTTATGGGTAGAATTTTCTGAAAAAAAATATGAAATGTTAAGAAGAACATCTTCAAGAGCTGCACCTTGGCATGTTATTAGAAGTGATAACAAACATCTTGCAAGACTGGAAGCTATGAAAATTATATTAAATTCCGTAGATTATGACGGTAGAAATTATACTTTGGATTTTGAACATGATGAAAAAGTTAATATTTCTGTTCAAAAAGAGTTAATGCAGATGAGAAAATCTGCAAATTATTAA
- the ppk2 gene encoding polyphosphate kinase 2, translating to MGEDRNIINSEFKDEEEIDTEEELKHKPKNYQRERKILQEKGNKVQIWVKKETLEYEKELTKLQIELLKFQNYVKEEGLKVLMLFEGRDAAGKGGTIKRITEHLNPRGARVVALGKPSDVEKTQWYFQRYTNHLPSAGEIVLFDRSWYNRAGVEPVMGFCTTEEHHEFLKEVPEFENMLVKSGIILLKYYFSVSKKEQARRFKKREVDPLKQYKLSPVDKESQKLWDKYTITKFSMLMASNTDVAPWTVIRSDDKKKARINCIKHILSQVEYPSKVDKKDVEIDSDILISGSEELEIMEQENKFAKA from the coding sequence ATGGGTGAAGATAGAAATATAATAAACAGTGAATTTAAAGATGAAGAAGAGATTGACACGGAAGAAGAGTTAAAACATAAACCAAAAAATTATCAAAGAGAGAGAAAAATCCTTCAAGAGAAGGGAAATAAAGTTCAAATTTGGGTAAAAAAAGAGACTTTAGAGTATGAAAAAGAGTTAACAAAACTTCAAATTGAGCTACTTAAATTCCAAAACTACGTAAAAGAAGAAGGGCTTAAAGTTCTTATGCTTTTTGAAGGAAGAGATGCCGCAGGAAAAGGTGGTACAATAAAAAGAATAACAGAACATTTAAATCCAAGGGGTGCTAGAGTAGTAGCTTTGGGAAAACCAAGTGATGTTGAAAAAACTCAATGGTATTTTCAACGATATACAAATCATTTGCCAAGTGCTGGAGAAATAGTTTTATTTGACAGATCTTGGTATAACAGAGCTGGAGTTGAGCCTGTAATGGGATTTTGTACCACAGAAGAGCATCATGAATTTTTAAAAGAGGTACCTGAATTTGAAAATATGCTTGTAAAATCGGGAATTATTCTTTTAAAATATTACTTTTCGGTTTCTAAAAAAGAGCAGGCAAGAAGATTTAAAAAAAGAGAAGTTGATCCTTTAAAACAGTATAAATTATCTCCTGTAGATAAAGAGTCTCAAAAACTTTGGGATAAATATACAATTACAAAATTTTCGATGTTGATGGCATCAAATACGGATGTTGCACCTTGGACGGTTATTAGAAGCGATGATAAGAAAAAAGCTAGAATAAACTGTATAAAACATATTTTGTCTCAAGTTGAGTATCCAAGCAAAGTAGATAAAAAAGATGTTGAAATAGACTCTGATATTTTAATTAGCGGAAGTGAAGAATTAGAAATAATGGAACAAGAAAATAAATTTGCAAAGGCTTGA
- the nspC gene encoding carboxynorspermidine decarboxylase, whose amino-acid sequence MKSNIVKSINELPSPAFVCEEELLKKNLELLKRVQDEADVNILLALKGFALWSTFDLCREYLKGCCASGLHEALLAKEEFKKEVHTYSPSFKDEEIDEIIDISNHLVFNSFNQLNQFRQKAKGKTSIGLRVNPEYSSVEVDLYNPCAAFSRLGITKANFQEDNLEDVEGLHFHALCEQNVDALKGALKNFEEKFAEFLPKMKWVNFGGGHHITRADYDVEGLIKLLKDFKKKYPHLELYLEPGEAVGWKTGYLVATVLDIVENGMNIAILDTSAEAHMPDTLAMPYRPDVRNSALPDEKKYTYRLGGNTCLAGDIIGDYSFDQPLKVGDKIILEDMIHYTMVKTTTFNGIKLPSIVLKKNEECYRIVNNFGYNEYKSRLS is encoded by the coding sequence ATGAAGAGTAATATAGTAAAAAGTATAAATGAACTTCCAAGTCCGGCTTTTGTCTGTGAAGAAGAGCTTTTAAAAAAGAATCTTGAACTTCTAAAAAGAGTTCAAGATGAGGCAGATGTAAATATTCTTTTAGCATTAAAAGGCTTTGCTCTTTGGTCAACTTTTGATCTTTGCCGAGAGTATCTAAAAGGTTGTTGTGCAAGTGGTTTGCATGAGGCTTTGTTGGCAAAAGAGGAGTTTAAAAAGGAAGTTCATACTTATTCTCCCTCTTTTAAAGATGAAGAGATAGATGAGATAATAGATATTTCAAATCATCTTGTTTTTAACTCTTTTAACCAGTTAAATCAGTTTAGACAAAAAGCAAAGGGTAAAACTTCAATAGGTCTTAGAGTAAATCCCGAATACTCTTCTGTTGAAGTGGATTTATATAATCCTTGTGCAGCTTTTTCAAGACTTGGAATTACAAAAGCAAACTTTCAAGAAGATAATTTAGAAGATGTAGAAGGTCTTCATTTTCACGCTTTATGTGAACAAAATGTTGATGCCTTGAAAGGTGCTTTAAAAAATTTTGAAGAAAAATTTGCAGAGTTTTTACCTAAAATGAAATGGGTCAATTTTGGCGGAGGGCATCATATTACAAGAGCTGATTATGATGTAGAAGGTCTGATAAAATTACTTAAAGATTTTAAAAAAAAGTATCCTCATTTGGAACTATATTTAGAGCCTGGAGAGGCTGTAGGATGGAAAACAGGGTACCTTGTGGCAACTGTACTTGATATAGTAGAAAACGGAATGAATATTGCTATTTTAGATACCTCTGCCGAGGCACATATGCCCGATACTTTGGCAATGCCTTATAGACCCGATGTAAGAAACAGCGCTTTACCCGATGAAAAAAAATACACATATAGACTTGGTGGAAATACTTGTTTGGCAGGAGATATTATAGGAGATTACTCTTTTGACCAACCTCTAAAAGTAGGGGATAAAATCATTTTAGAGGATATGATTCACTATACAATGGTTAAAACTACTACTTTTAACGGGATAAAGTTACCATCAATTGTATTAAAAAAGAACGAAGAATGTTACCGAATTGTAAATAATTTTGGGTATAATGAGTACAAGTCTAGACTTTCTTAA
- the rd gene encoding rubredoxin — protein sequence MQKYICTVCDYIYDPEVGDEDSGIEPGTAFEDLPEDWACPDCGVGKEDFEPYNEE from the coding sequence ATGCAAAAATATATTTGTACCGTATGTGATTATATTTATGATCCCGAAGTTGGTGATGAAGATAGCGGCATTGAGCCTGGAACTGCATTTGAAGATCTACCTGAGGATTGGGCATGTCCTGATTGCGGCGTAGGAAAAGAGGATTTTGAACCATATAATGAAGAGTAA
- a CDS encoding saccharopine dehydrogenase family protein translates to MDKKGILIIGAGGVSRVATVKCAMNIDTFEKITLASRTLSKCEAIAEDIKKNQKVDIDVAQVDADSVEELVSLIKKVNPKVVLNVALPYQDLTIMDACSKCKVDYVDTANYEHPDVAKFEYKEQWARDNQFKEAGIMGLLGSGFDPGVTGVFCAYAQQNLFDEIHYIDIMDCNAGDHGYAFATNFNPEINLREVSANGRYWENGQWIETKPLEIKVEHDYPEVGVKPSYLLYHEELESLSKNIKGLKRIRFFMTFGDSYIQHMNCLQNVGMLGIEPVMHKGVEIIPIEFLTTLLPDPASLGQRTVGKTNIGCIIEGIKDGKKKKVYIYNVCDHQECFKETGAQAVSYTTGVPAMIGSKMLYKGIWKGKGVFNIEEFEAKPFMDELMTQGLPWKILELE, encoded by the coding sequence ATGGATAAAAAAGGTATTTTAATCATTGGTGCAGGTGGTGTAAGTAGAGTTGCGACTGTCAAATGTGCTATGAATATTGATACGTTTGAAAAAATAACTTTGGCTTCAAGAACATTGTCAAAATGTGAAGCAATAGCGGAAGATATAAAAAAGAATCAAAAAGTTGATATTGATGTTGCTCAAGTTGATGCTGACAGTGTGGAAGAATTGGTAAGTTTAATTAAAAAAGTCAATCCTAAAGTGGTTTTAAATGTTGCTTTACCTTATCAGGATCTTACTATTATGGATGCTTGTTCAAAATGCAAAGTTGATTATGTGGATACTGCAAATTATGAACATCCCGATGTTGCCAAATTTGAGTACAAAGAACAATGGGCTAGAGATAATCAATTTAAAGAAGCAGGAATTATGGGGCTTCTAGGTTCAGGATTTGATCCAGGTGTTACAGGGGTATTTTGCGCGTATGCCCAACAAAATCTTTTTGATGAAATCCATTATATAGATATCATGGATTGTAATGCAGGAGATCATGGATATGCTTTTGCAACAAACTTCAATCCTGAAATAAACTTAAGAGAAGTATCTGCAAACGGTAGATATTGGGAAAATGGTCAATGGATAGAGACAAAACCTTTAGAGATAAAAGTAGAACACGATTATCCCGAAGTTGGAGTTAAACCTTCATATCTTTTATACCATGAAGAGTTAGAGTCTTTGTCTAAAAACATTAAAGGTTTAAAAAGAATTAGATTCTTTATGACTTTCGGTGATTCTTATATCCAACATATGAATTGTTTACAAAATGTCGGAATGTTGGGAATTGAACCTGTTATGCATAAAGGTGTAGAGATTATTCCTATTGAATTTTTAACTACACTTTTACCGGATCCAGCAAGTTTAGGACAAAGAACAGTCGGAAAAACAAATATCGGTTGTATTATAGAAGGAATCAAAGACGGGAAAAAGAAAAAAGTCTATATCTATAATGTTTGCGATCATCAAGAGTGCTTTAAAGAGACAGGTGCACAAGCTGTAAGTTATACAACGGGAGTTCCTGCAATGATTGGTTCTAAAATGCTTTATAAAGGTATTTGGAAAGGCAAAGGCGTGTTCAATATTGAAGAGTTTGAAGCAAAACCTTTTATGGATGAATTGATGACGCAAGGTTTACCTTGGAAAATTTTGGAACTTGAATAA
- a CDS encoding IS256 family transposase yields the protein MKKETEFDFNEAVQQLLAGKKISGKDGVLAPLVKQLVEAALEAEVESHIKDDVLSGNKNRKNGKTSKTIKSTDGTFELNTPRDRAGSFEPQLVKKNQTTISNEIEERIISMYGLGLSYRDIIKHIEEIYRVELSTATISAITDKIIDKVKAWQSRPLETIYPFVWLDAIHYKIKDGGKYVSKAVYTVLGLRLDGKKEILGLYLSESEGANFWLSVLSDLNNRGLQDILIASVDGLKGFPEAIKTIFPKTEVQLCIIHQIRNSMKYVASKNHKEFMKDLKPVYQAVSKEIAEDELLKLDEKWGKKYPIVLQSWHNKWENLSVYFKYPPEIRKVIYTTNIIESVHRQFRKLTKTKGAFPNENSLLKLLYMGIQNASEKWTMPVRNWNLTLSQLAIFFEGRLDDFLEV from the coding sequence ATGAAAAAAGAAACAGAGTTTGATTTTAATGAAGCAGTTCAACAACTTTTAGCTGGTAAAAAAATAAGTGGGAAAGATGGTGTACTTGCTCCCTTAGTAAAACAATTAGTGGAAGCTGCATTAGAAGCAGAAGTAGAATCTCATATAAAAGATGATGTATTATCAGGAAATAAGAATAGGAAAAATGGTAAAACATCTAAAACAATAAAATCAACAGATGGAACATTTGAACTAAATACACCAAGAGATAGAGCAGGATCTTTTGAACCACAACTAGTAAAGAAAAATCAAACAACAATTTCAAATGAAATAGAAGAAAGAATAATTTCAATGTATGGCTTAGGATTAAGCTATAGAGATATAATTAAACATATTGAAGAGATATATAGAGTAGAATTATCAACTGCAACAATAAGTGCAATTACGGATAAGATTATTGATAAAGTAAAAGCATGGCAAAGTAGACCATTAGAAACAATTTATCCTTTTGTATGGTTAGATGCAATCCATTATAAAATCAAGGATGGTGGTAAATATGTGTCAAAAGCAGTTTATACTGTTTTAGGACTTCGTTTAGATGGTAAAAAAGAGATACTTGGACTTTATCTAAGTGAGAGTGAAGGTGCAAACTTCTGGCTTAGTGTTTTAAGTGATTTAAACAACAGAGGATTGCAAGATATACTTATTGCAAGTGTAGATGGTTTAAAAGGCTTCCCTGAAGCAATAAAAACAATATTTCCAAAAACAGAAGTACAACTATGTATTATTCATCAAATTAGAAATTCAATGAAATATGTTGCTTCTAAAAACCATAAAGAATTTATGAAAGATTTAAAACCTGTTTATCAAGCAGTATCAAAAGAGATAGCAGAAGACGAACTTCTAAAACTTGATGAGAAATGGGGTAAAAAATATCCTATTGTACTTCAATCTTGGCATAATAAATGGGAAAATCTATCTGTTTATTTTAAGTATCCACCTGAAATTAGAAAAGTGATTTATACGACCAATATTATTGAGTCTGTTCATAGACAATTTAGGAAACTAACAAAAACAAAAGGAGCATTTCCAAATGAAAATTCTTTATTAAAATTATTATATATGGGGATACAAAATGCAAGTGAAAAATGGACAATGCCAGTTAGAAACTGGAATCTAACTCTCTCTCAGTTAGCAATATTTTTCGAGGGAAGGTTAGATGATTTTTTAGAGGTGTAA
- a CDS encoding restriction endonuclease, whose amino-acid sequence MISTSQILSQLSTLFPLLLLILVIEIFFKKLSAQVKKRRYTNLMEKNRLKGLAYEIKCGKYYEEQGYDVEYYGINKGKKDAGIDLICRKENQIKLLVQCKNHKGIKSINHENVKVFHSNAIKFIDLNNIEKQLVKLKYAVPNQNILDNSAIKVFQDRYYNCRYEII is encoded by the coding sequence ATGATTAGCACTTCACAAATCTTATCCCAACTTTCTACTCTTTTCCCTCTTTTACTCTTAATCTTAGTAATAGAAATATTTTTTAAAAAGTTATCAGCTCAAGTAAAAAAAAGAAGATATACAAATCTTATGGAAAAAAACAGATTAAAAGGTCTTGCATATGAGATAAAGTGTGGAAAATATTATGAAGAACAAGGCTATGACGTAGAATATTATGGAATTAATAAAGGCAAAAAAGATGCAGGAATAGATCTTATATGCAGAAAAGAAAATCAAATAAAATTATTAGTGCAATGCAAAAACCATAAAGGAATAAAAAGTATAAATCACGAGAATGTAAAAGTATTTCATAGTAACGCAATAAAATTTATTGATTTGAATAATATAGAAAAACAGCTTGTCAAGTTAAAATATGCCGTTCCAAATCAAAATATTTTAGATAATTCAGCAATAAAAGTATTTCAAGATAGATATTATAACTGTAGATATGAAATAATTTAA